In a single window of the Montipora capricornis isolate CH-2021 chromosome 11, ASM3666992v2, whole genome shotgun sequence genome:
- the LOC138023632 gene encoding E3 ubiquitin-protein ligase TRIM71-like, which yields MDVQQLFKNLKKEAECPLCIETVTNPKTLPCLHSFCLKCLDKHANFARRQLKTTIKCPVCQTSFQIPETNTFDKLPSSFHLNRLVDVLALDDTSVQSQRCNSCDENNTATCYCFVCQIFLCASCFEAHQRLKVTRGHRNVLIDKLQAQDVQDLIHRPVMCSQQYHEDQPLEFYCEDCKVLICHKCTVVSHNRHTMTDTQKAAQEQKMQMADAVAKVKAEIVRCESEIQKQTDLKNKNKIEILNEEKKMTDTVEKLIRDLREHERKMKNKFREMYEAEQKHHATRLENFELVATQLKSCFERCQSILERNFSVEILQTNHAILGRCNELLNVRKPDLYMSPHLHYLVEKKLDLMDRVVVTKTDPSKCLAEGQDSKEVKERKETYFVIVTKDSQGFQCYQQDDKIKVDLLTPEGDQLKTDIKDTKDGNYRVTYTPQCAGQHTVEIFVNGQPLTGSPWIVQVHQHQYQFAFQFGSEGKGQGEFDTISDIDVSQKTGTIAVSEYGNQRIQLFSSEGKFQSEIKIDCAPSSVAFTDSGELLISFPGSDNKLRLFSEEGHFIKHINDKHLVKPLRLSISSDGRIIITDPGDRKIKVLSPDGNDLLQSFSTPDWDKYPFCAIYHQNKFFVTYFFAHCVKVFDKTGVYLQDIGCEGSNDGQFNGPHELVIDKYNRLIVCDSGNHRLQLFALDGNFLSKIDGQYFENRPPSYLAINSGGNLIVANIVNRPISVFH from the coding sequence ATGGATGTTCAACAACTTTTCAAGAATCTTAAAAAGGAAGCAGAATGCCCATTGTGCATAGAGACAGTCACAAATCCCAAGACACTACCATGTCTTCACTCGTTCTGCCTTAAGTGTCTCGACAAACATGCAAACTTCGCAAGGAGACAGCTAAAAACAACAATCAAATGTCCGGTTTGCCAGACTTCATTCCAAATTCCCGAAACAAACACCTTCGACAAGTTGCCGTCATCGTTTCATCTCAACCGATTGGTGGATGTTCTCGCTCTAGACGATACCAGCGTACAATCTCAGAGATGCAACAGTTGTGACGAGAACAACACCGCAACATGTTACTGTTTCGTGTGCCAGATTTTTCTGTGCGCATCATGTTTTGAAGCTCACCAACGCTTGAAGGTCACAAGGGGTCATCGAAATGTTTTGATCGACAAACTGCAAGCGCAAGATGTGCAAGATTTGATCCACAGACCCGTGATGTGTTCACAGCAATATCATGAAGATCAACCCCTAGAATTTTATTGCGAAGACTGTAAAGTTCTGATTTGCCACAAGTGCACTGTAGTGAGTCACAATCGACACACTATGACAGACACTCAGAAAGctgcacaagaacaaaagatgcaaatggCCGATGCTGTGGCCAAAGTGAAAGCGGAAATTGTCAGATGTGAGAgtgaaattcagaaacaaactgacctaaaaaacaaaaataaaattgaaattttgaacgaagaaaagaaaatgacagacaCTGTGGAAAAATTGATTCGTGATTTGCGAGAACACgagaggaaaatgaaaaacaagtttCGTGAAATGTATGAAGCGGAACAAAAACATCACGCAACGCGACTGGAAAACTTCGAGCTGGTTGCCACCCAGCTGAAAAGCTGCTTCGAACGCTGTCAGAGTATCTTAGAAAGAAACTTCAGCGTCgaaattctacaaacaaatcacgCCATCCTCGGACGTTGTAATGAACTGTTAAATGTAAGAAAACCCGATCTTTACATGTcgccacatttacattacttggtggaaaagaaattggatCTTATGGATCGAGTTGTTGTCACCAAGACTGATCCCTCAAAGTGCTTAGCTGAAGGTCAAGACAGCAAGgaagtaaaagaaaggaaggagaCATATTTCGTCATTGTTACAAAGGATTCACAAGGATTTCAATGTTATCAACAAGATGATAAAATCAAAGTCGACTTATTGACTCCAGAAGGCGATCAACTAAAAACAGACATTAAAGACACCAAAGACGGGAACTACAGAGTGACATACACACCACAGTGTGCCGGACAACACACAGTAGAGATCTTTGTGAATGGACAGCCGCTGACTGGTAGTCCTTGGATTGTGCAAGTTCATCAGCATCAATATCAATTTGCCTTTCAGTTTGGTTCAGAAGGGAAGGGACAAGGAGAATTTGATACCATTTCCGATATTGATGTGAGTCAGAAAACGGGAACGATTGCTGTTTCAGAATACGGGAATCAAAGAATTCAACTGTTTAGCTCAGAAGGAAAGTTTCAAAGTGAGATAAAAATTGATTGTGCACCTTCTTCTGTGGCATTTACAGACTCTGGTGAGCTGCTGATTTCATTTCCGGGAAGCGACAATAAGCTTCGTCTGTTCAGTGAGGAGGGTCACTTCATCAAACACATCAATGATAAACATCTCGTTAAACCACTTCGCCTTTCCATTTCGAGTGATGGTCGTATAATCATAACTGACCCTGGGGACAGGAAAATCAAGGTCCTCTCCCCTGACGGGAATGACTTGCTCCAGTCCTTCAGTACCCCAGACTGGGATAAATACCCATTCTGTGCTATTTATCACCAGAACAAATTCtttgttacttatttttttGCTCATTGTGTCAAGGTATTTGACAAAACAGGAGTGTATTTACAAGACATTGGCTGTGAGGGGTCCAATGATGGACAGTTTAATGGTCCTCATGAACTTGTTATTGACAAGTACAACCGACTGATTGTGTGTGATTCAGGTAACCATAGGCTGCAACTCTTCGCCCTGGATGGCAATTTTTTGAGTAAAATTGATGGACAGTATTTCGAAAACCGTCCTCCTTCTTACCTTGCTATAAACAGTGGTGGCAATCTTATAGTAGCCAACATAGTCAACAGACCCATTTCTGTTTTCCATTAA
- the LOC138023865 gene encoding E3 ubiquitin-protein ligase TRIM71-like, whose amino-acid sequence MDVQQLFKNLKKEAECPLCIETVTNPKTLPCLHSFCLKCLDKHANFARRQLKTTIKCPVCQTSFQIPETDTFDKLPSSFHLNRLVDVLALDDTSVQSQRCNSCDENNTATCYCFVCQIFLCASCFESHQRLKVTRGHRNVLIDKLRAQDVQDLIHRPVMCSQQYHEDQPLEFYCEDCKVPICHKCTVVSHNRHTMTDTQKAAQEQKMQMADAVAKVKAEIARYECEIEKQTDLKNKSNNQIMKEEKKMTDTVEKLIRDLREHERKMKNKFREIYEAEQKHHATRLENFELVATQLKSCVERCQSILERNCSVEILQTNHAILGRCNELINVRKPDLYMSPHIHYLMEKKLDLMDRVVVTKTDPSKCLAEGQDSKEVKERKETYFVIVTKDSEGFRCYQRDDEIKVDILTPEGDQLKTDIKDTKDGKYTVTYTPQGAGQHRVEIIVNGQPLTGSPWIVQVHQHQFQFAFQFGSEGKGQGEFDSILSIDVNDKTGTIAVAEPTNKRIQLLSSEVKFRSEIKFDGEPSSVAFTDSGDLLTLLRKSDNKLCVFSEEGHFIKHINDKHLDDPCLLSIACDGRIIITDKGDGKIKVLSPDGNDLLQSFRAPDCDKSPSCAIYHQEKFFASYFFANCVKVFDKTGAYLHDIGCKGSNDGQFDNPIGLIIDKYNRLIVCDSGNHRLQLLTPGGKFLSKIDGQYFKNAFPSCVAINSGGSLIVGDFSNNCISVFH is encoded by the coding sequence ATGGATGTTCAACAACTTTTCAAGAATCTTAAAAAGGAAGCAGAATGCCCATTGTGCATAGAGACAGTCACAAATCCCAAGACACTACCATGTCTTCACTCATTCTGCCTTAAGTGTCTCGACAAACATGCAAACTTCGCTAGGAGACAGCTAAAAACAACAATCAAATGTCCGGTTTGCCAGACTTCATTCCAAATTCCCGAAACAGACACCTTCGACAAGTTGCCGTCATCGTTTCATCTCAACCGATTGGTGGATGTTCTCGCTCTAGACGATACCAGCGTACAATCTCAGAGATGCAACAGTTGTGACGAGAACAACACCGCAACATGTTACTGTTTCGTGTGCCAGATTTTTCTGTGCGCATCATGTTTTGAATCTCACCAACGCTTGAAGGTCACAAGGGGTCATCGAAATGTTTTGATCGACAAACTGCGAGCGCAAGATGTGCAAGATTTGATCCACAGACCCGTGATGTGTTCACAGCAATATCATGAAGATCAACCCCTAGAATTTTATTGCGAGGACTGTAAAGTTCCGATTTGCCACAAGTGCACTGTAGTGAGTCATAATCGACACACCATGACAGACACTCAGAAAGctgcacaagaacaaaagatgcaaatggCCGACGCTGTGGCCAAAGTGAAAGCAGAAATTGCCAGGTATGAGTGTGAAATTGAGAAACAAACTGAcctaaaaaacaaaagcaacaatCAAATTAtgaaggaagaaaagaaaatgacagacaCTGTGGAAAAATTGATTCGTGATTTGCGAGAACACgagaggaaaatgaaaaacaagtttCGTGAAATTTATGAAGCGGAACAAAAACATCACGCAACGCGACTGGAAAACTTCGAGCTGGTTGCTACCCAACTAAAAAGCTGCGTCGAACGCTGTCAGAGTATCTTAGAAAGAAACTGCAGCGTCgaaattctacaaacaaatcacgCCATCCTCGGACGGTGTAATGAACTGATAAATGTAAGAAAACCCGATCTTTACATGTCGCCACATATACATTACTTGATGGAAAAGAAATTGGATCTTATGGATCGAGTTGTTGTCACCAAGACTGATCCCTCAAAGTGCTTAGCTGAAGGTCAAGACAGCAAGgaagtaaaagaaaggaaggagaCGTATTTTGTCATTGTTACAAAGGATTCAGAAGGATTTCGATGTTATCAACGAGATGATGAAATCAAAGTCGACATATTGACTCCAGAAGGTGATCAACTAAAAACAGACATTAAAGACACCAAAGACGGCAAATACACGGTGACATACACGCCACAAGGTGCCGGACAACACAGAGTGGAGATAATTGTGAATGGACAGCCGCTGACTGGTAGTCCTTGGATTGTGCAGGTTCATCAGCATcaatttcaatttgcctttcagTTTGGTTCAGAAGGGAAGGGACAAGGAGAATTTGATTCCATTCTCAGTATAGATGTGAATGATAAAACTGGAACGATTGCTGTTGCAGAGCCCACGAATAAAAGAATTCAACTGTTGAGCTCAGAAGTAAAATTTCGAAGTGAGATTAAATTTGATGGTGAACCGTCGTCGGTGGCATTTACAGACTCTGGTGACCTGCTGACTTTACTTCGGAAAAGCGACAATAAGCTTTGTGTATTCAGTGAGGAGGGTCACTTCATCAAACACATCAATGATAAACATCTTGATGATCCGTGTCTCCTTTCCATTGCGTGTGATGGTCGTATAATCATAACTGACAAAGGGGACGGCAAAATCAAGGTCCTCTCCCCTGATGGGAATGACTTGCTCCAATCCTTCCGtgccccagactgtgataaatCTCCATCCTGCGCTATTTATCACCAGGAGAAATTCTTTGCTTCTTATTTCTTTGCTAATTGTGTCAAGGTATTTGACAAAACAGGAGCGTATTTACATGACATAGGCTGTAAGGGGTCCAATGATGGCCAGTTTGATAATCCTATTGGACTGATTATTGACAAGTACAACAGACTCATTGTGTGTGATTCAGGTAACCATAGGCTGCAACTCTTAACCCCGGGCGGCAAGTTTTTGAGTAAAATTGATGGACAGTATTTCAAAAATGCCTTTCCTTCTTGCGTTGCTATAAACAGTGGTGGCAGTCTCATAGTAGGCGACTTCAGCAACAACTGCATTTCTGTTTTCCATTAA
- the LOC138023628 gene encoding galanin receptor 2a-like — protein MNFSNTTTSAQCLSEPVFYMWTLRLVYSAIFLLGTVGNAVVCFAIVKRKAPQNSCNLFTFNLAFHDLVLVLLYVPTQMIALEHCYAWILGKLMCQLVYMILPICQSASIGTLLAITADRFRAIVFPVKSRLTRKTVLLAIAAIWVGSIVTALPLIFIIEISPTPGVVSCVESWPSEGLLEAYWISMFVIQYLLPLSAISILAGITAYRLRKSAHPVAMENCERSEMLRKTVRKRLKQTKRITKMLIVLVLLYGICMLPQHVVFTFWTIYGDLPNKSYREQANIVANIFPIANSALNAIAYGTLNKEFKRLFKALFRCAR, from the coding sequence ATGAATTTTTCCAACACAACCACGTCTGCACAATGTCTCTCTGAACCTGTTTTCTACATGTGGACATTGCGTTTGGTCTACTCAGCTATTTTCCTTCTCGGGACGGTAGGAAACGCTGTGGTGTGTTTTGCAATCGTGAAGCGAAAAGCACCGCAGAACAGCTGCAATTTGTTCACTTTCAACCTTGCGTTTCACGACCTGGTTCTTGTCTTGCTTTACGTACCAACACAAATGATCGCTTTGGAACATTGCTACGCCTGGATTCTAGGAAAACTCATGTGTCAACTAGTCTATATGATATTGCCAATCTGCCAGTCTGCTTCCATAGGAACATTACTGGCTATCACTGCGGATCGATTCCGCGCGATTGTTTTCCCAGTTAAATCCCGACTGACAAGGAAGACTGTACTTCTCGCAATAGCAGCGATTTGGGTAGGATCAATAGTGACGGCTTTACCTCTAATATTTATTATTGAAATCTCGCCTACGCCTGGTGTCGTTTCTTGCGTTGAATCCTGGCCATCAGAAGGGTTGCTAGAAGCATACTGGATTTCGATGTTTGTAATTCAATATCTTCTTCCACTATCCGCTATTTCGATTCTGGCTGGAATCACCGCCTATAGATTGAGAAAAAGTGCCCATCCCGTTGCTATGGAGAACTGCGAGCGAAGTGAAATGCTTAGGAAAACGGTTCGTAAGCGACTCAAACAAACGAAGCGAATTACAAAGATGTTAATCGTCTTGGTTTTGTTGTACGGCATTTGCATGTTACCCCAACATGTCGTTTTTACCTTTTGGACAATATACGGAGATCTACCTAATAAATCATACAGGGAACAAGCCAACATTGTCGCCAACATCTTCCCGATCGCTAACAGCGCATTAAATGCAATTGCTTACGGTACGCTGAACAAGGAATTTAAACGTTTATTTAAAGCTTTGTTTCGATGCGCCCGCTAA